A stretch of the Paenibacillus dendritiformis genome encodes the following:
- a CDS encoding adenosylhomocysteinase — protein MSQTKAADQSIIRDIALAPEGHLKIDWVQAHMPVLNRIRKQFEAEQPFKGLKVAISLHLEAKTAYLAKVVQAGGAEVTITGSNPLSTQDDVCAALVEDGITVYAKYNPEPEEYKQLLLRTLETKPDLIIDDGGDLISILHSERPDLREQVRGGAEETTTGILRLKAMEKDGTLQFPMVAVNDAFCKYLFDNRYGTGQSVWDGINRTTNLVVAGKTVVVVGYGWCGKGVAMRAKGLGANVVVTEIDAIKAVEAYMDGFTVLPMSEAARVGDIFVTVTGNRDVIRGEHYDVMKDGAILSNAGHFDVEVNKPELEARAQHVRTVRKNIEEYKLKDGRSIYLLAEGRLVNLAAGDGHPAEIMDMTFALQALSLKYVNEHYERIGSKVVNVPYELDEQVARFKLESLGISVDTLSAEQQSYLASWQEH, from the coding sequence ATGAGTCAGACAAAAGCAGCGGACCAAAGCATCATCCGCGACATTGCATTGGCCCCTGAGGGGCATTTGAAAATCGATTGGGTTCAAGCCCATATGCCGGTGCTGAACCGGATTCGCAAGCAATTCGAAGCGGAGCAGCCGTTCAAGGGCTTGAAGGTGGCGATCTCGCTCCATCTGGAAGCGAAGACGGCCTACCTGGCCAAGGTCGTGCAGGCCGGCGGCGCCGAGGTGACGATTACCGGCAGCAACCCGTTGTCGACGCAAGACGATGTCTGCGCCGCGCTGGTGGAAGACGGCATTACTGTCTATGCGAAGTACAATCCCGAACCGGAAGAGTACAAGCAGCTGCTCCTGCGCACGCTGGAGACGAAGCCGGACCTGATTATCGACGACGGCGGCGATCTGATCTCGATTCTGCACTCGGAGCGTCCGGATCTCCGCGAGCAGGTGCGCGGCGGGGCCGAGGAGACGACGACAGGCATTCTCCGCCTGAAGGCGATGGAGAAGGATGGCACGCTCCAATTCCCGATGGTGGCCGTCAATGACGCCTTCTGCAAATACTTGTTCGACAACCGGTACGGCACAGGCCAATCGGTGTGGGACGGCATCAACCGGACCACGAATCTCGTCGTGGCCGGCAAGACGGTCGTCGTCGTCGGTTATGGCTGGTGCGGCAAGGGCGTCGCGATGCGTGCCAAAGGTCTCGGCGCGAACGTCGTCGTGACGGAGATCGACGCCATCAAGGCCGTCGAAGCGTATATGGACGGCTTCACGGTGCTGCCGATGAGCGAAGCGGCTCGCGTCGGCGATATTTTCGTTACGGTCACGGGGAACCGCGATGTCATTCGCGGCGAGCATTATGATGTCATGAAGGATGGCGCGATTTTATCCAACGCCGGCCATTTCGATGTGGAAGTGAACAAGCCGGAGCTGGAAGCCCGCGCGCAGCACGTGCGCACGGTCCGCAAAAATATCGAAGAATACAAGCTGAAGGACGGACGCAGCATTTATCTGCTGGCGGAAGGCCGCCTCGTCAACCTGGCGGCGGGGGATGGACACCCGGCGGAGATTATGGATATGACGTTTGCCCTGCAGGCGCTGTCCCTGAAATATGTGAACGAGCACTACGAGCGCATCGGCAGCAAGGTTGTCAATGTGCCGTACGAACTGGATGAGCAGGTTGCCCGCTTCAAGCTGGAGTCGCTCGGCATCTCGGTCGACACGCTGTCGGCGGAGCAGCAATCGTATTTGGCAAGCTGGCAAGAACATTAA
- a CDS encoding stage V sporulation protein D, translating to MKLSSVTVRKRLFIGAGLVSLGFLALVVRLAYVQLWEGGEITAKAEELWRRDIPVTAKRGEVLDRNGVRLAYNVTSPTIMAVPAQIQDAAATAARLAPVLQMKTEDVERMIKVRRSIVHIKPGGRKIPLETAQQVREMNLPGIVVAEDNKRYYPFGDLASHILGFTGIDNQGLTGIEQKYNDALSGLQGSVSYLSDAKGRQMPNSSETYAPPRDGLNLQLTIDKQIQTIMERELDQAMLELKPKHIISIAMDPNNGEILAMASRPNYEPARYKEYSSEVYNRNLPIWMTYEPGSTFKIITLAAALEEGKVDLYNEHFFDPGSIEVGGARLRCWKRGGHGSQTFLEVVGNSCNPGFVTLGQRLGKETLFEYIRNFGFGQKSGIDLSGEATGILFKLNRVGPVELATTSFGQGVSVTPIQQIAAVSATINGGKLYRPHVAKSFEHPETGMIIDEIEPEMVRQVISPETSAKVRDALEHVVAQGSGRNAFIDGYRVGGKTGTAQKVVNGRYSPNEHIVSFVGFAPADDPKIVIYTAVDDPQGIQFGGLIAAPIVKRIMEDALHYMGVEPRQKQVPREYRYNETPIVAVPNLVGKTLTDIYEDMNMNFQLAKSGTGNTVIHQAPKPGTRVERGSTIRIYMGTETEE from the coding sequence GTGAAATTATCCAGTGTCACGGTCCGCAAGCGGCTGTTCATCGGCGCCGGACTCGTGTCTCTTGGCTTTCTAGCGCTCGTCGTTCGTCTTGCCTATGTCCAGCTGTGGGAGGGCGGGGAAATTACGGCAAAGGCGGAGGAACTATGGCGCAGAGACATCCCGGTTACGGCCAAGCGCGGGGAAGTGCTCGATCGGAACGGGGTGCGTCTCGCCTACAACGTCACTTCGCCGACGATTATGGCCGTTCCCGCCCAGATTCAGGATGCCGCCGCGACGGCTGCCCGGCTGGCGCCGGTGCTGCAAATGAAAACGGAAGATGTCGAGCGGATGATTAAGGTACGCAGGTCTATCGTTCATATTAAGCCGGGAGGCCGCAAAATACCGCTTGAAACCGCCCAGCAGGTGCGGGAAATGAACTTGCCCGGCATTGTTGTGGCAGAGGATAATAAAAGATATTATCCCTTCGGGGATCTGGCCTCCCATATTCTCGGCTTCACCGGCATCGACAATCAGGGGCTGACGGGGATCGAGCAGAAGTACAATGACGCCCTTAGCGGGCTCCAGGGAAGCGTGTCTTACCTGTCCGACGCGAAGGGCCGCCAAATGCCGAATTCCTCGGAAACGTACGCCCCGCCGCGGGATGGATTAAATTTGCAATTGACGATTGACAAGCAAATACAGACAATAATGGAGCGGGAACTTGATCAGGCGATGCTCGAATTGAAGCCGAAGCATATCATCTCGATTGCGATGGATCCGAACAACGGCGAGATATTGGCGATGGCGAGCCGCCCGAATTATGAACCGGCGCGGTACAAGGAATATTCCTCGGAGGTGTACAACCGCAACCTGCCGATCTGGATGACGTACGAGCCAGGGTCTACCTTCAAGATCATTACGCTCGCCGCGGCGCTGGAGGAAGGCAAGGTCGATTTGTACAATGAGCATTTTTTTGACCCCGGGAGCATCGAGGTCGGAGGAGCCCGTCTCCGCTGCTGGAAGAGAGGCGGCCACGGCAGCCAGACCTTCCTCGAGGTGGTCGGCAATTCATGCAACCCCGGCTTTGTGACGCTGGGACAGCGGCTAGGCAAGGAGACGCTGTTTGAGTACATACGGAATTTTGGCTTCGGCCAAAAATCGGGCATTGACCTGAGCGGGGAAGCGACGGGAATTCTGTTCAAGCTGAACCGGGTCGGCCCGGTCGAATTGGCGACGACCTCGTTCGGACAGGGCGTATCGGTGACGCCGATCCAGCAGATTGCGGCCGTCTCGGCCACGATTAACGGAGGGAAGCTCTACCGTCCGCATGTGGCCAAATCGTTCGAGCATCCCGAGACAGGGATGATCATCGATGAGATCGAACCGGAGATGGTCCGGCAGGTAATCTCTCCGGAGACGTCGGCGAAGGTGCGGGACGCGCTGGAGCATGTCGTGGCCCAGGGCTCGGGACGCAACGCGTTCATCGACGGCTACCGGGTCGGGGGAAAAACGGGCACGGCGCAGAAGGTTGTGAACGGACGTTATTCGCCGAATGAGCATATCGTATCTTTTGTCGGGTTCGCGCCGGCGGACGATCCGAAGATCGTCATCTATACGGCGGTGGACGATCCGCAAGGGATTCAGTTCGGGGGGCTGATCGCCGCTCCTATCGTCAAGCGCATCATGGAGGACGCGCTCCACTATATGGGAGTGGAACCGCGTCAGAAACAAGTACCCCGCGAATATAGATACAATGAGACGCCGATTGTGGCGGTTCCCAATCTGGTCGGCAAGACGCTGACCGATATTTACGAAGATATGAACATGAATTTTCAACTAGCCAAATCCGGCACGGGCAACACGGTCATACATCAGGCGCCCAAGCCGGGAACCCGTGTGGAGCGGGGATCGACGATCCGCATCTACATGGGTACGGAGACGGAGGAATAA
- the mraZ gene encoding division/cell wall cluster transcriptional repressor MraZ: MFMGEYQHSIDDKGRLIIPAKLRDSLGSAFILTRGLDQCLFVYPMEEWGLLEQKLKALPLMKADARAFTRFFFSGATECEWDKQGRINIPAHLRQHAKLDKECMIIGVQSRVEIWSKDAWEQYMQQSASTFEEIAETLVDFDF; the protein is encoded by the coding sequence ATGTTCATGGGTGAATATCAACACAGCATCGATGACAAAGGCCGCCTGATCATTCCCGCCAAGCTGCGTGATTCCCTAGGATCCGCCTTCATACTCACGCGCGGCCTGGATCAATGTCTGTTCGTCTACCCGATGGAAGAATGGGGTCTGCTCGAACAGAAATTGAAGGCGCTGCCCTTGATGAAGGCGGACGCGCGGGCGTTTACCCGCTTTTTCTTCTCCGGCGCCACCGAATGCGAGTGGGACAAGCAGGGCCGGATCAATATTCCCGCCCATCTGCGCCAGCATGCCAAGCTGGACAAGGAATGCATGATTATCGGCGTGCAGAGCCGGGTGGAGATTTGGAGCAAGGACGCTTGGGAACAATATATGCAGCAGTCCGCGTCCACCTTTGAAGAAATAGCCGAGACCTTGGTTGACTTTGATTTTTGA
- a CDS encoding penicillin-binding protein: MKMVKRIKLRTLTIGGLFTLFFIVIVTRLFWYQVWNQDFWMELAKNSWSTERTIEPVRGTIYDQNGEVLVMNAPAYTVAVNPGLIQELKTQTKLVEQDIDVERLIVQELHKVLGKPENELYDIVRKKNPETGKYLVHREVRNEGWKIEEETAQKLRDFTESLKEQTKLQDIGLYLMPEVKRFYAKNNMAAHVLGYTDKNGKPVGGIEELYNDQLAGTAGAIQYEKDRMGNKLPKASEIYTPARDGDNLYLTIDRTIQQYIEEEIRKVYNEYSPHTITVIAADPKTGDILGLANRPSFNPNAYWDFDNERAFFNPAVQGGYEPGSTFKIVTLAAAVQEGLFDPEATFPSGKIYAGGRPIHDVNTTWGTISYLEGLKRSSNVAFVKLGFEMLKEERFKSYIDKFGFGQKTGIEIPWEYEGFVQFTYPADVAAASYGHGQIKVTPIQQIMAVSAVANGGKLMKPHIVKKIEDPVTGEVTERQPEVVRQVIDPEIAKQVSEYLEQVVADQEIGTGKNAYIEGYRVAGKTGTALKVINGEYDSTRAVVSFIGFAPVEDPRIALIVVVDDPQKYWEGGGFVSPIIFKNIVSKSLRYMGVPTSHEMKPGEAGKSEGPIRLVKAPNIQGLKPHEAKKRLAEQGIVFQTVGAGKEVKRQFPAPGEYLGSGQRVYLLTDEPENLKMPDMKGKSLRDVMEIASLLGIEVRIEGEGYVTEQQASTDNGKRVVDIKLEPRRP; encoded by the coding sequence ATGAAGATGGTCAAACGAATCAAGTTGCGCACGTTGACAATCGGGGGCTTATTCACCCTCTTTTTTATTGTCATCGTGACTCGTCTGTTTTGGTATCAAGTGTGGAATCAGGATTTCTGGATGGAACTGGCGAAAAATTCGTGGTCGACCGAGAGAACCATCGAGCCGGTGCGCGGAACGATCTATGATCAGAACGGGGAAGTGCTTGTCATGAATGCCCCTGCGTATACGGTCGCGGTCAATCCGGGCTTGATTCAGGAGTTAAAAACACAGACTAAACTGGTCGAGCAGGATATCGACGTGGAGCGGCTTATCGTCCAGGAGCTGCACAAGGTGCTGGGCAAGCCGGAGAACGAGCTCTATGACATTGTCCGCAAAAAAAATCCGGAGACCGGAAAATACCTGGTTCATCGCGAGGTGCGGAACGAGGGCTGGAAAATCGAGGAGGAGACCGCGCAGAAGCTGCGCGACTTCACCGAGTCGCTCAAGGAGCAGACCAAATTGCAGGATATCGGGCTGTATCTGATGCCGGAGGTAAAGCGGTTCTATGCCAAAAACAACATGGCCGCGCACGTCCTTGGTTATACCGACAAAAACGGAAAACCGGTCGGCGGCATCGAGGAGCTGTATAATGATCAATTGGCCGGCACGGCCGGGGCGATCCAGTACGAGAAGGACCGGATGGGCAACAAGCTCCCGAAGGCGTCCGAGATTTACACGCCGGCCCGGGACGGGGACAATCTCTATTTGACGATCGATCGCACGATCCAGCAATATATCGAAGAAGAGATTCGGAAGGTGTACAATGAATATTCCCCGCATACGATTACGGTTATCGCCGCGGATCCGAAGACGGGGGACATTTTGGGCCTGGCGAACAGGCCGTCGTTCAATCCGAATGCGTACTGGGATTTTGACAATGAGCGCGCCTTTTTCAACCCGGCGGTGCAGGGAGGGTACGAGCCCGGATCGACCTTCAAGATCGTAACGCTCGCGGCGGCGGTGCAGGAAGGCTTGTTCGATCCGGAAGCCACTTTCCCTTCAGGGAAAATTTATGCGGGCGGACGGCCTATTCACGACGTCAATACGACGTGGGGCACGATCTCCTATCTGGAAGGCTTGAAGCGTTCCAGTAACGTCGCCTTCGTCAAGCTCGGCTTCGAGATGCTGAAGGAGGAGCGGTTCAAGTCCTACATAGACAAGTTCGGCTTCGGGCAAAAGACGGGCATCGAGATTCCGTGGGAATACGAGGGTTTCGTTCAGTTCACCTATCCGGCGGACGTCGCTGCCGCGTCATACGGCCACGGCCAGATCAAAGTGACGCCGATTCAGCAGATTATGGCGGTCTCGGCGGTGGCGAACGGCGGGAAGCTGATGAAGCCGCATATCGTGAAGAAGATCGAGGACCCGGTGACCGGCGAAGTGACAGAGCGGCAGCCTGAAGTGGTGCGCCAAGTCATCGACCCGGAGATTGCCAAGCAGGTCAGCGAGTATTTGGAGCAGGTCGTCGCAGACCAGGAGATCGGCACCGGGAAGAATGCGTACATCGAAGGCTACCGGGTCGCGGGCAAGACGGGGACCGCGCTCAAGGTTATTAACGGGGAGTACGACTCTACGCGCGCGGTCGTATCCTTTATCGGCTTTGCCCCGGTGGAGGATCCCCGGATCGCGCTCATCGTGGTCGTCGACGATCCGCAGAAATATTGGGAGGGCGGCGGCTTCGTCTCGCCGATTATTTTCAAAAATATCGTCTCCAAATCGCTGCGCTATATGGGCGTGCCAACGTCCCATGAGATGAAGCCGGGCGAGGCGGGAAAATCCGAAGGCCCAATCCGGCTGGTCAAGGCGCCGAACATCCAAGGGCTCAAGCCCCATGAGGCGAAGAAGCGCCTGGCCGAGCAGGGCATCGTCTTCCAGACGGTCGGCGCGGGCAAGGAAGTGAAGCGCCAATTCCCGGCGCCGGGCGAATATTTGGGGTCCGGCCAGCGGGTCTACCTGCTGACCGATGAGCCGGAAAATCTGAAGATGCCCGATATGAAAGGCAAATCGCTGCGCGATGTCATGGAGATCGCCTCGCTGCTGGGCATCGAGGTGCGGATCGAGGGCGAAGGGTACGTGACCGAGCAGCAAGCCTCGACAGACAACGGCAAGCGCGTCGTAGACATAAAATTGGAGCCGAGAAGGCCATAG
- the rsmH gene encoding 16S rRNA (cytosine(1402)-N(4))-methyltransferase RsmH, whose product MFHHITVLKEEAVNGLNVRPDGIYVDCTLGGAGHSSAIASMLSADGRLIALDQDDWALENAANVLASSLDRVTLIKTNFRHIEEALHQAEVPLADGVPQVDGILFDLGVSSPQLDEGERGFSYQHDAPLDMRMDRSTSLTAREIVNEWPEEEIARILFEYGEEKFSRRIARRIAEARADHPIETTGELAELVKAGIPAATRRTGGHPAKRSFQALRIAVNDELGAFEQALHQAIRCLKPGGRVAVITFHSLEDRICKQTFNQYMNRCTCPPDLPMCACGREDILTLPKRKPIVPSAEELARNPRSRSARLRVAEKL is encoded by the coding sequence GTGTTTCACCATATAACGGTGTTAAAAGAGGAGGCTGTGAACGGGCTGAATGTGCGCCCTGACGGCATCTATGTCGACTGTACGCTGGGAGGGGCAGGGCACAGCTCCGCCATTGCATCCATGCTGTCCGCGGACGGCCGGCTTATTGCGCTCGATCAGGACGATTGGGCTCTGGAGAATGCCGCGAACGTGCTGGCTTCCAGCCTTGATCGGGTGACGCTGATCAAGACGAATTTTCGCCACATCGAGGAGGCGCTGCATCAGGCAGAGGTGCCGCTTGCTGATGGCGTGCCGCAGGTGGACGGCATTCTGTTCGACCTCGGGGTATCTTCGCCGCAGCTTGATGAAGGCGAGCGCGGCTTCAGCTATCAACATGACGCGCCGCTCGACATGCGGATGGATCGGAGCACTTCGCTTACGGCCCGCGAGATTGTGAACGAGTGGCCGGAAGAAGAGATTGCCCGCATCCTGTTCGAATATGGGGAAGAGAAATTTTCGCGCCGCATCGCCCGCCGCATCGCGGAGGCGAGAGCGGATCATCCGATCGAGACGACCGGCGAGCTGGCCGAGCTGGTAAAGGCCGGAATTCCGGCGGCAACCCGAAGAACCGGAGGCCACCCCGCCAAGCGCAGCTTCCAGGCGCTCCGCATCGCCGTCAACGACGAACTGGGGGCGTTCGAGCAGGCGCTCCATCAAGCCATCCGTTGCTTGAAGCCGGGCGGAAGGGTCGCTGTCATTACCTTCCATTCCTTGGAGGATCGGATATGCAAGCAGACATTCAATCAATATATGAACCGCTGCACTTGTCCGCCGGATCTGCCGATGTGCGCCTGCGGCAGGGAGGATATTTTGACGCTGCCGAAGCGCAAGCCGATTGTTCCGAGCGCGGAAGAGTTGGCGCGCAATCCGCGTTCTCGCTCCGCGAGATTACGGGTTGCCGAGAAATTGTAA
- the ftsL gene encoding cell division protein FtsL, whose translation MAYTRGNLAVRPERQQQPRPKVRQTTKTVVRKNTLPTREKLLYLLTILLCTAVALVLIGRYAQIYDMNRKIQNLKRETISLQDQTSVLRVEVEKLSDWKRVEEIARKNGLVFPETPLEIQVYKQAIGD comes from the coding sequence ATGGCTTATACTCGCGGTAATTTGGCCGTCCGGCCGGAGAGACAGCAGCAGCCGAGGCCCAAGGTTCGCCAGACAACGAAGACCGTCGTCCGCAAGAACACATTGCCGACGAGGGAGAAGCTGTTGTATCTGCTTACCATTCTATTGTGCACGGCCGTAGCGCTCGTTCTTATCGGGCGGTATGCCCAGATCTACGACATGAACCGGAAGATCCAGAATTTGAAGCGGGAGACGATCTCGCTGCAGGATCAGACCTCTGTCTTGAGAGTGGAAGTGGAGAAGCTGTCGGACTGGAAGCGGGTGGAAGAGATCGCGCGGAAGAACGGATTGGTCTTTCCGGAGACGCCGCTGGAGATTCAAGTGTACAAACAAGCCATAGGGGATTGA
- the bshC gene encoding bacillithiol biosynthesis cysteine-adding enzyme BshC, which translates to MTWPILNIPVQQSLARRYIDRDEAIIESLYEYHPDRDWEARVRWVDEAAHLRADRKRLVSVLRRYNKARNDYPAVAEALDRLERDDALVVVGGQQGGLFGGPLLVVYKAVSMIRMAQEAEARLGRPVIPIFWIAGEDHDFDEVNHAYFLTPEPSVARVRVEKKDGTRAPVSSIRLDEEQWAAVLNEVDALLPPTEFKPALMERVREASAGAASLTDACAVLLGSMFGSYGLVFLDSADPELREAEGPMFRSLIAQNDRLRQAYAGSERELASRGFPTQAEHAENGANLFLIHEGERHLLFKEEGGFTDRHRILFRSEDELMAVAESAPHQLSNNVLTRPLMQEYLFPVLATVLGPGEIAYWAQTKEAFRALGMRMPLLWPRMGFTCLEGTVNKLLGKYELTAQDIIGHYEERKEAWLKAQDQLGLDERFASLRHDVDARYEELLARLNEALPALGRLGDTNRAKVLEQIDFLHHRAKDALQKQHESGLRQWERMRLTLHPQDRPQERVYNMLMYACRYGDGWFQPFMEAPVVWNGENRLVVL; encoded by the coding sequence ATGACTTGGCCTATATTGAACATACCTGTACAGCAATCATTGGCAAGACGATACATAGATCGGGACGAAGCGATTATCGAATCGCTGTATGAATACCATCCGGATCGCGATTGGGAGGCGCGCGTCCGCTGGGTGGATGAAGCGGCGCATCTGCGGGCGGATCGCAAGCGGCTTGTCTCCGTCCTGCGCCGTTACAACAAGGCTAGGAACGATTATCCGGCCGTCGCGGAAGCGCTGGATCGGCTGGAGCGGGACGACGCGCTCGTCGTCGTCGGCGGACAGCAGGGCGGATTGTTTGGCGGCCCGCTGCTCGTCGTCTACAAGGCGGTCTCGATGATCCGCATGGCGCAGGAGGCGGAGGCGCGGCTAGGGCGCCCGGTCATTCCGATCTTCTGGATCGCGGGAGAGGATCATGACTTCGATGAAGTCAATCATGCGTACTTCCTTACGCCGGAGCCTTCGGTCGCCCGGGTCCGGGTCGAGAAGAAGGACGGAACGCGAGCGCCGGTCAGCAGCATTCGGCTGGACGAGGAACAATGGGCCGCGGTATTGAATGAGGTGGACGCCTTGCTCCCGCCGACGGAGTTCAAGCCCGCGCTGATGGAGCGGGTACGGGAAGCTTCCGCCGGCGCCGCGTCGCTGACCGATGCGTGCGCCGTACTGCTCGGAAGCATGTTCGGATCCTACGGACTCGTGTTCCTCGATTCGGCCGATCCGGAGCTGCGCGAGGCCGAAGGACCGATGTTCCGCAGCCTCATCGCGCAGAATGACCGGCTGAGGCAGGCTTATGCCGGCAGCGAGCGCGAGCTGGCCTCGCGAGGCTTCCCGACTCAGGCGGAGCACGCCGAGAACGGAGCGAATTTGTTCCTGATTCACGAAGGAGAGCGGCATCTGCTGTTCAAGGAGGAGGGCGGGTTTACCGACCGGCACCGGATCCTGTTCCGCAGCGAGGATGAACTGATGGCAGTCGCCGAATCGGCGCCCCATCAGTTGAGCAACAACGTGCTGACCCGCCCGTTAATGCAGGAATATTTGTTCCCGGTGCTGGCCACCGTGCTCGGTCCCGGCGAGATCGCGTATTGGGCTCAGACGAAGGAGGCCTTCCGCGCGCTCGGCATGCGCATGCCGCTACTCTGGCCGCGCATGGGCTTCACTTGTCTGGAAGGCACCGTGAACAAGCTGCTGGGGAAATATGAATTGACGGCTCAAGACATCATCGGGCATTATGAGGAGAGGAAGGAAGCGTGGTTGAAGGCTCAGGATCAATTGGGGCTCGATGAACGGTTCGCTTCGCTCCGCCACGATGTCGATGCCCGGTATGAAGAGCTGCTCGCCCGGCTGAACGAAGCGCTTCCCGCGCTCGGCCGCTTGGGGGATACGAACCGGGCGAAGGTGCTGGAGCAGATTGATTTCCTGCACCACCGGGCGAAGGATGCGCTGCAGAAGCAGCACGAATCGGGGCTTCGCCAGTGGGAGCGGATGAGACTGACGCTCCATCCGCAGGATCGGCCGCAGGAGCGCGTCTACAATATGCTGATGTACGCCTGCCGTTATGGAGACGGCTGGTTCCAGCCGTTCATGGAAGCTCCCGTGGTGTGGAACGGAGAGAACCGCTTGGTCGTGCTGTAA
- a CDS encoding DUF4349 domain-containing protein — MARIGMRKARGIEKTREGRLKRRARFGALLIGTLMLALAAGCGAASPDQPSEAGAVMNQSEAAMDRAESPPPAGAGFAKQGEASFVPADRKLIYEANIRMEVQNYEAAKQRLQQLVARSKGYVLQFSDQESESERGGSFVIKVPAAGFTAFLDELGTWEALDYHREYSANDVTEEYVDLEARLTARRAMEARLLAFMEKATSADDLVQFSSELGSVQSEIEQIVGRKRYLDNHVAMSTVNMRLYQPVNAPVVQGLKNAFGTRMANTLAQSWEALIQFVQLILLFLTGLLPFAAAAAIAGVPIWLLAKRRRGRRRPPQARFSGQTGGPEQQKRKGTVLDPADGADGKPASDDGPAAEASVPAPAVEPAEAGEQGSSTEGISAEANSENKK, encoded by the coding sequence ATGGCAAGGATCGGGATGAGGAAGGCAAGGGGAATAGAAAAGACGCGGGAAGGACGACTAAAGAGGCGGGCCCGCTTCGGAGCGCTTCTGATTGGAACGCTGATGCTCGCGTTGGCAGCCGGCTGCGGAGCCGCTTCGCCTGATCAACCCTCCGAGGCCGGAGCGGTCATGAACCAATCGGAAGCGGCAATGGATAGGGCGGAGAGCCCGCCGCCTGCCGGAGCCGGGTTCGCCAAGCAGGGGGAAGCGAGCTTCGTCCCGGCCGACCGGAAGCTGATCTATGAGGCGAATATCCGGATGGAGGTTCAAAACTATGAAGCCGCCAAGCAGCGGCTGCAGCAATTGGTCGCTCGCTCGAAGGGATATGTGCTGCAGTTCTCCGATCAGGAGTCGGAGAGCGAGCGCGGAGGCTCTTTCGTCATTAAGGTGCCTGCGGCTGGATTTACCGCCTTCCTTGATGAACTGGGAACATGGGAGGCGCTTGATTATCACCGCGAATATTCGGCCAATGACGTGACGGAAGAGTACGTCGATCTGGAAGCGAGACTGACGGCGCGGCGGGCCATGGAAGCCCGGCTGCTCGCATTCATGGAGAAGGCGACGAGCGCGGACGATCTGGTCCAGTTCTCCAGCGAGCTCGGTTCCGTACAGTCGGAAATCGAGCAGATTGTCGGGCGCAAGCGGTATCTCGATAATCATGTGGCCATGTCGACCGTAAATATGAGACTGTACCAGCCGGTCAACGCTCCGGTCGTGCAGGGCTTGAAAAACGCATTCGGAACCCGGATGGCGAATACGCTTGCCCAGAGCTGGGAGGCGTTGATCCAGTTCGTACAACTCATCCTATTGTTTTTGACGGGGCTGCTTCCTTTTGCCGCCGCCGCGGCCATCGCCGGCGTTCCGATCTGGCTGCTGGCAAAGCGGAGAAGGGGCCGGCGCCGGCCGCCGCAAGCGCGCTTCTCCGGACAGACGGGCGGCCCGGAGCAGCAGAAGCGCAAGGGAACGGTCCTAGACCCGGCCGATGGGGCGGATGGCAAGCCAGCATCGGACGACGGGCCCGCTGCGGAGGCCTCGGTGCCGGCACCGGCTGTCGAACCGGCTGAAGCGGGGGAACAGGGGAGTTCGACCGAAGGGATAAGCGCTGAAGCGAATAGCGAGAACAAAAAGTAA